From a region of the Calliphora vicina chromosome 4, idCalVici1.1, whole genome shotgun sequence genome:
- the LOC135957341 gene encoding uncharacterized protein LOC135957341 — translation MRRSSFTPVFNISTQEPLIVVEESQTTDDSDDVQGAVGGIGAEGSYAYTGRSNSDDSDPESPKNPYLLCPLPDMQQRRKHSLPSLQITEGITASQVRRLSEVGGETSSLSPHEVEFLATLSQKTNPGGGGRRHSVVTISAVPPTLFGRNRRESISGAMYSGSRRGSGIQGPPLTEHRGSIHNLQLDIMDGIAQGRKTRSGSGVWQAPILKETESNVPVQT, via the exons atgcGTCGTTCATCATTTACGCCAGTTTTCAATATCAGCACACAGGAGCCACTTATTGTGGTTGAAGAATCCCAAACAACAGATGATAGCGACGATGTACAGGGAGCCGTTGGTGGTATTGGTGCAGAGGGTAGCTATGCTTACACAGGACGATCAAATAGCGATGACTCCGACCCTGAATCACCAAAAAATCCATATCTCCTGTGTCCACTACCAGACATGCAACAACGTCGCAAACACTCATTGCCATCATTGCAAATAACAGAAGGTATTACGGCCAGTCAAGTGCGACGCTTATCTGAAGTGGGTGGAGAGACGAGCAGTTTGAGTCCACATGAGGTGGAGTTTTTGGCCACACTATCACAAAAAACCAATCCAGGAGGTGGTGGCCGAAGGCATTCAGTGGTAACAATATCGGCCGTACCACCCACACTATTTGGACGTAATCGTCGTGAATCTATATCTGGGGCAATGTATAG TGGCAGTCGTAGAGGTAGTGGCATCCAAGGACCACCACTAACTGAGCATCGAGGTAGCATACATAATTTACAACTGGACATAATGGATGGCATTGCACAAGGTCGTAAAACACGTTCTGGCAGTGGTGTTTGGCAGGCACCCATACTGAAAGAAACCGAAAGCAATGTACCCGTTCAAACATAA
- the LOC135958441 gene encoding uncharacterized protein LOC135958441, protein MSALGIYTNILSDIKNWMYEFTSVTTKSSNPDLLNVNLSVERIKRGVFALSGEFYLNIDMVEGDGNELELTSFRSANGDGDYKSLPLEMSRRHFYDALNTHYKNVVMDTFKDCSDLPFFEDEFPAPLEKKTYTLDKCQFSQEGMPNHLESGQYKIILSGYGEVEWEVEVIVEVEPNME, encoded by the exons ATGTCTGCTTTGGGCATTTACACAAATATTCTATCAGATATA AAAAACTGGATGTACGAATTTACATCTGTTACTACTAAAAGCTCAAATCCTGATTTATTAAATGTAAACTTAAGTGTGGAACGTATTAAACGCGGTGTGTTCGCCTTGTCCGGAGAGTTCTACCTAAATATTGATATGGTAGAGGGAGATGGCAATGAG TTGGAATTAACCTCATTTCGTAGTGCAAACGGCGATGGCGACTATAAAAGTTTACCCTTAGAAATGTCACGCCGTCATTTCTACGATGCTCTTAATACACATTACAAAAATGTCGTTATGGATACGTTTAAGGATTGTTCAGATTTGCCATTTTTTGAGGATGAGTTTCCAGCACCTCTAGAAAAGAAAACCTATACTTTGGATAAATGTCAGTTTTCACAGGAGGGCATGCCTAATCATTTAGAATCCGGTCAATACAAGATTATCTTATCGGGTTATGGTGAAGTGGAGTGGGAAGTTGAGGTTATTGTTGAAGTGGAACCCAATATGGAATGA